The Mariprofundus ferrinatatus DNA window CACTCCTGTGAACCTGATCAAGCAGCTGCGCCGGAAGCGCTTTCAGCGCATCGGAAACCTTGCTCTTGTCGAGCGCCTTAACACCGGTTTCGCCCTGGCTTTCACCTTCACCCGGCTCGGGATATACAAACTCGATCTTCAGATTCCGTTCTATAACCTGGAATATCTCTTCAAAGGTGTAGGGCTTTTTCACCAGATCGTCACACCCGGCATCAAGCATCTGCTGCCGCTCTTCACTGAAGGCCACAGCAGTCACTGCTATAATGACAACATCCTTGCCACCCGGCTCCTGGCGGATATGGCGCACTGCCTCCAGTCCATCCATAACCGGCATGCGGCGATCCATACAGATCAGGTCCGGCTTCCAGGCCCTGAACTGCGCAACTGCCTGCTCGCCATTTTGAACCGCCAGTGTCTGCAATCCCGCCTTGCGCAGGACATTTTCGAGGATGATGCCGCTGGCCGTGTCATCCTCGGCGATAAGCACCTTCACCGCCTTCACTCCTTCTGCCAGGCCGACCGGCACGCCTCTCGCCTCATGAACCTGCTCAGGAATCTCAGCAGCGGAGGCCTCCTTCACGGTGATGGTGAAGCTGAAGGTGGAGCCCAGCCCGAACTCACTCTGCACCTCGACATGGCCATCCATCATCTCGATGAACTGCTTGCAGAGAGCAAGACCAAGCCCTGTTCCTTTCTGGTCAATCTTCTCTTCGCCCTTGCCGACAATCTGTTCGAACGGCGCAAACACCTTATCGATATCTTCCGCTTTAATCCCGATACCTGTATCACTCACCGATCCGTTGAGCCTGAAATACCCCTTCGCATCCGGAGCTTCCGAGCTGAACTTGACCACGATGCGTCCCTCTTCGGTAAACTTGATCGCATTGCTGAGCAGGTTGATCAGGATCTGGCGGATCTTCGCCGCATCACCATGGATAAACTTCGGATAAACCGATTCACTGTCGAGCTGCAGCTCCACGCCTTTGCTGCTGGCGCGCACCAGCATCATATCGATCGCCTCATGCACCAGCTCATCGAAATTGAAGCTGTCGTTCTGCAGCTCCACTTTGCCCGCCTCGATCTTGGACATATCGAGCACATCATTGATCAGGGTCAGCAGATGGGAGCCCGAACGGTTGATCGTCTGCAGGTTTATCCTGCTCTCTTCGGAGATATTCGGATCCATCTGCATCAGCTGCGAGAATCCAAGGATGGCATTGAGCGGCGTTCTCAGCTCATGGCTCATGTTGGCCAGAAAGATACTTTTTGAACGGCTCGCCTCCTCTGCGCCCGCCTTGGCCTGCCTGAGCATCGCCTCGCTCCTTCGCAGCTCGCTCTCTTTCGCTTTTCGGATCTTGATCTCGCCCTCAAGCTCGGCATTCGCCTTCTCCAGCGCCTCTTTCGCCTCCTCGGTCTGATGGCGCTGAATATTGATATCCTCCATCACACTGATCGCTGCCAGCCGGGATTTCTGCAGCGCATCGGTGCGCTCCTTGACCATCCCCTCCAGACGATCACGCGATGCCATCGATTCGCTCAATTTGGCCGCCATACTGTTGAGGCTTTTGGCGATACTGCCAAGCTCATCCTTCGATCTCATCGTTATTCGGCTGCTCAGCTTTCCTTGTGAGAACACCTCAATCCCCTCCTGCAGCAGGGACAATCCGCCGATCATACGTATCATCATCACGCTGCCGGCCAGAATCAGGATGGCCACCGCCGCCAGCGTCACATAGAGGGTGATGGCGCGGATCTCATGCAGCTCCTTGAGGTAACCTTCAGTGAGAATATTGCGTACAGTGGATGCATTGGAGACAATGCTCTGCGCCACCAGCAGGGTTGCCTGCAGCTCCCTGCTCAGACGCTCCTGGAAATAGGCCGCCTCCGGCCCACTGCCTGCCGCCTCAATCATGCGACTTATCTGCGCCTGCATCTCACCCATCACCCTGCGCAGTTGAGCAATTGCTGCCCCAGCCCTTTTTGACTGAATGCGTGGGTCCCTGAGCAGCTCTTCGAGTTGCTCAAACTTCGCCCGCCACTGCTGCTGCGGACGCACTTCAGCTGGTTTCGAGGCTATTTCTGCTGTCAGCGTGGTGATCTGGAAGGCGGTGCGTTCGATCTCATCCACGACATGTTCGGTTTCCACCGCCCTCTCCGTGGTCAGATGCACCCACTCCTGCAGCCCGAGCAGGCCAATGCCTGTCGTGATAAACAGCACGATCAAAAGCTGAAGTTGGAGTCTGATGCCCACGGGTTATCCTTTCGGCGCTATCTGAACACGGTGATGCCCTGAGGCTTGGTCTTCTCCAGCCCCTCGAAGGCCATCATCTCAAGGAAATTGGGGATGGCCTGCTCGTCACTCCTCATCCAGCGGGCGATATCCTCGAGAAGGAGAAGAAGCGGCTGCCCCATGCCGAGCTGGAACTGGTAATCGCCCCACCCCGCCGCAACGGTTTCTGGCACCACACCGAACTTATAAGCCACAATGATCTGTGCCTCTTTCGGATGCTGTTCAATATACTCTTCGGCCATCTGCAGGGCGCGCAGGAACTTCTCGATCACCCTCGACCGCTGCTTTTGAAGCTCGGGCGACACAACAACAATATCGAACTGTTTATAGGCTCCGGGCGCAGCAAAAATCACATGATTGTTCGGCAGCCGCACGGCTGCCTCGCTGATATAGGGCTCACGCATTGAGAAGGCATCGATGGTTCCCCACTCCAGTGACGCCGGCAGCTCCTCGGCCTTGGTGAATGAGAGCCTGATATCGGATTCGGCAAGGCCATGCTCAAGCAGGAAGAGGTGCAGGAAATAGTGCACCGCTGAATGTTTCTGGGTCGCCACCCGTTTGCCTGCAATATCCTCCGGCTTCTCGATACCCGCATCCTTGCGGGCGATCACACGGTTAACGTTACTGGCTGTGAATGTGGAGGCGACCAGCTTCATTTTCGTGCCTTGCAGCGCAGCTTCAGCAATCGGAACCTCGGTTGAAACGGCAATATCGACATTGCCGGGCAGCAGCCCCTCGATCAATGCCCGCTTGCCGCTGGGGTACTCCAATACCTCGGCATCCAGTCCGCTCTGGCTGAAGTAGCCTTTCTCGGCTGCAACCAGCACCAGGGCGCTTGAGGGCTGCAGCGCCAGCCCAATCCGAACCTTGTCGATGATCATCGGCTCCTTCTCCGCGGAACAGGCCGTAAGCAGCGCCAGTGCCATCAGCACTGTTGGCAGCCAGTTACGGTTTGTGGATAGGATATCACGTCTCCTGTAGCGCATTCCATACCTCCTTGTAGGGGGGATCGCGGCCAAGTTCCCGGCTCAGCAGGTTCACCTCCTGTTTGATCTCGACAACCCGCATTTCACGTTCAGCCATGATTTCGTTAAAGCCCTCAAGCCGCTTGTTGGTTTCGTTCAGCTTCGCGGTGCGCTCCTCGACCAGCTGCTCCAGCTCGGCATTGAAACGCCTGATCTCCTCTTCGGCCTCGCGGCTGGCGGTCACATCAAGCCCGAATGAGCAATCCACCTGGCCTGAAGAGAAGAATCCCCAGACAATCCGCTTCGTTGATCCATCCTTGCAGGCGACCGTGGTCTCCATCGGCTCGATATCGGCACTGTTCTCAATCGCAGTCTGAACCCGCTTCTCCCAATCTTCCGCCACCTGCTTGCGGTAGGCCTCATCAGGATAGGCGAGCGGCCACCACTCGCCCACGCTCGGCACATCCTCGATGGTGTAGCCGAACAGTTCGGTAAATGTCGGGTTGATATATTCGCCTCGCTGCTCGATACCGCCGCTCGACATGTAGATGGCCAGTGGCGATGAGTCCGTCATCGCCTTGAAGCGGGTACTCATCTCCTCCACCTGCTCTTCGGCACGGCTCTTTTCGACGATATCCCAGACCAGATCGGCGAGGAAGGAGGCCGCATTCACATCCGCATCGCTGTAGTCGCTCTGTTTGTTGCCGATGCCAAGAATGGCCACCACTTTTTCGCCACGCATCACCGGCACCACCAGCTCACGCTTCACCTCGGCATGCCCTTCAGGCATCCCCTTTTTGTACGGCAGCGCGGCGTAGTCGTTATGGATCAGCGGCGCCCTGTTGCGCAGCGCATCGGCCCATACACCCGCCGCTGAAACAGCATAGTGTTCACCCTTGCCCTCCGCCCTGCAGAACTCCGCCTTGGTGCGTGTCGACCAGTTCTGAAGCCAGAGCGTCTCCTGATCCTCCTCGACAA harbors:
- a CDS encoding ATP-binding protein, with amino-acid sequence MGIRLQLQLLIVLFITTGIGLLGLQEWVHLTTERAVETEHVVDEIERTAFQITTLTAEIASKPAEVRPQQQWRAKFEQLEELLRDPRIQSKRAGAAIAQLRRVMGEMQAQISRMIEAAGSGPEAAYFQERLSRELQATLLVAQSIVSNASTVRNILTEGYLKELHEIRAITLYVTLAAVAILILAGSVMMIRMIGGLSLLQEGIEVFSQGKLSSRITMRSKDELGSIAKSLNSMAAKLSESMASRDRLEGMVKERTDALQKSRLAAISVMEDINIQRHQTEEAKEALEKANAELEGEIKIRKAKESELRRSEAMLRQAKAGAEEASRSKSIFLANMSHELRTPLNAILGFSQLMQMDPNISEESRINLQTINRSGSHLLTLINDVLDMSKIEAGKVELQNDSFNFDELVHEAIDMMLVRASSKGVELQLDSESVYPKFIHGDAAKIRQILINLLSNAIKFTEEGRIVVKFSSEAPDAKGYFRLNGSVSDTGIGIKAEDIDKVFAPFEQIVGKGEEKIDQKGTGLGLALCKQFIEMMDGHVEVQSEFGLGSTFSFTITVKEASAAEIPEQVHEARGVPVGLAEGVKAVKVLIAEDDTASGIILENVLRKAGLQTLAVQNGEQAVAQFRAWKPDLICMDRRMPVMDGLEAVRHIRQEPGGKDVVIIAVTAVAFSEERQQMLDAGCDDLVKKPYTFEEIFQVIERNLKIEFVYPEPGEGESQGETGVKALDKSKVSDALKALPAQLLDQVHRSALELDMDGMEEALAELDKVNPELAESLRAMHRQLDYSAILKLVQED
- a CDS encoding ABC transporter substrate-binding protein, encoding MRYRRRDILSTNRNWLPTVLMALALLTACSAEKEPMIIDKVRIGLALQPSSALVLVAAEKGYFSQSGLDAEVLEYPSGKRALIEGLLPGNVDIAVSTEVPIAEAALQGTKMKLVASTFTASNVNRVIARKDAGIEKPEDIAGKRVATQKHSAVHYFLHLFLLEHGLAESDIRLSFTKAEELPASLEWGTIDAFSMREPYISEAAVRLPNNHVIFAAPGAYKQFDIVVVSPELQKQRSRVIEKFLRALQMAEEYIEQHPKEAQIIVAYKFGVVPETVAAGWGDYQFQLGMGQPLLLLLEDIARWMRSDEQAIPNFLEMMAFEGLEKTKPQGITVFR